In the Geobacter sp. FeAm09 genome, one interval contains:
- the hisF gene encoding imidazole glycerol phosphate synthase subunit HisF: protein MLTKRIIPCLDVKGGRVVKGVQFLELRDAGDPVEIAEMYDQQGADELTFLDITASSDERAIIIDVVRRTAERVFMPLTVGGGIRTVDDIRRLLNAGADKTSINTAAVQRPEFVQEAAERFGSQCTVVAIDARRVPGERRWEVYTHGGRTPTGIDAVEWAVKMEQYGSGEILLTSMDRDGTKDGYDLELTRAIVDAVSIPVIASGGVGNLEHLYDGFVKAGAGACLAASIFHYREYTIGEAKQYLHDKGVAVRL, encoded by the coding sequence ATGCTGACCAAACGCATCATCCCCTGCCTGGACGTCAAGGGGGGCCGGGTCGTCAAGGGGGTGCAGTTCCTGGAGCTGCGGGACGCCGGGGACCCGGTGGAGATCGCCGAGATGTACGACCAGCAGGGGGCCGACGAGTTGACCTTTCTGGACATCACCGCCTCCAGCGACGAACGTGCCATCATCATCGACGTGGTGCGCCGGACCGCCGAGCGGGTCTTCATGCCGCTCACCGTGGGAGGGGGCATCCGCACCGTGGACGACATCCGCCGCCTGTTGAACGCCGGGGCCGACAAGACCTCCATCAACACCGCCGCCGTGCAGCGGCCGGAATTCGTCCAGGAGGCGGCCGAGCGCTTCGGCTCCCAATGCACCGTGGTGGCCATCGATGCCCGCCGCGTGCCGGGAGAGCGGCGCTGGGAGGTCTATACCCATGGCGGCCGCACACCCACCGGCATCGATGCCGTGGAATGGGCCGTAAAAATGGAGCAGTACGGCTCGGGAGAGATTCTCCTCACCAGCATGGACCGGGACGGCACCAAGGACGGCTATGATCTGGAACTGACACGGGCCATCGTGGATGCGGTATCCATCCCGGTCATCGCCTCCGGCGGCGTGGGGAACCTGGAGCACCTGTACGACGGCTTCGTGAAGGCCGGGGCCGGGGCCTGCCTGGCCGCCTCCATCTTCCACTACCGGGAGTACACCATCGGCGAAGCCAAACAGTATCTGCACGACAAAGGAGTGGCGGTACGCTTATGA
- a CDS encoding CvpA family protein, with the protein MNAFNIIILAVLLFFALKGLARGLVNEASSLVGLILGAWLAYHFYPAVSQPIRAVTHLPAQICSFLAFILILLITGIIVHVVGNIVTTALRLVMLGGLNRVGGLLIGTAEGVLLLSLLFSTATAGFMPEKLKTRIRNTEAANLLAQTGDKILSHWRSGATTQQ; encoded by the coding sequence ATGAATGCTTTCAACATCATTATCCTGGCGGTTCTCCTCTTTTTTGCCCTCAAGGGACTGGCTCGCGGACTCGTCAACGAGGCGTCCTCCCTGGTCGGGCTGATCCTGGGCGCCTGGCTGGCGTATCATTTCTATCCGGCCGTTTCCCAGCCGATACGGGCCGTTACGCATCTGCCGGCACAGATTTGCTCCTTTCTGGCCTTCATCCTGATCCTGCTGATAACGGGCATCATCGTCCACGTCGTCGGCAACATCGTCACCACCGCCCTGCGCCTCGTCATGCTGGGGGGGCTCAACCGGGTGGGCGGCCTGCTGATCGGGACGGCCGAAGGGGTGTTGCTGCTCAGTCTGCTGTTCAGCACCGCCACTGCGGGCTTCATGCCGGAAAAACTGAAGACCAGGATCAGGAATACGGAAGCGGCCAACCTGCTGGCACAGACGGGCGACAAAATACTCTCGCACTGGCGGAGTGGAGCCACCACACAACAATGA
- the thyX gene encoding FAD-dependent thymidylate synthase has protein sequence MNVTLIEHTPNPELTVALAARLCYSPTSIGELRNKLESADIEKFLNKIMSLGHYSVLEHISFTFGMEGISRVTTHQLVRHRIASFSQQSQRYVSHKDEFTSIMPDSIAENADARQIFAFMSETVHKAYAQLVDLGIPPEDARYILPNATETKIIMTMNARELLHFFALRCCQRAQWEIREMSIEMLRLVRKAAPIIFRDAGPGCVGGPCPEGQFCCGQTAEVREFFATLE, from the coding sequence ATGAACGTAACCCTGATCGAACATACCCCCAATCCCGAATTGACGGTGGCCCTGGCGGCCCGGCTCTGCTATTCGCCCACGTCCATCGGCGAACTGCGCAACAAGCTGGAATCGGCGGACATCGAGAAGTTCCTGAACAAGATCATGTCCCTGGGGCACTACTCGGTGTTGGAGCACATCTCCTTCACCTTCGGCATGGAGGGAATCTCCCGGGTGACCACCCATCAACTGGTGCGCCACCGGATCGCCTCCTTCTCCCAGCAATCCCAGCGCTACGTGTCCCACAAGGATGAGTTCACCTCCATCATGCCGGACAGCATCGCGGAGAATGCCGATGCGCGGCAGATCTTCGCCTTCATGTCCGAAACGGTGCACAAGGCGTACGCCCAACTGGTGGACCTGGGCATCCCTCCCGAGGATGCCCGCTACATCCTGCCCAACGCCACCGAGACTAAGATCATCATGACCATGAACGCCCGGGAGCTTTTGCACTTCTTCGCCCTGCGCTGCTGCCAGCGGGCCCAGTGGGAGATCCGGGAGATGAGCATCGAGATGCTCAGGCTGGTGAGAAAGGCCGCGCCGATCATCTTCCGCGACGCGGGACCGGGCTGCGTGGGAGGCCCCTGTCCGGAGGGGCAGTTCTGCTGCGGCCAGACCGCCGAGGTTCGGGAGTTCTTCGCTACACTTGAATAG
- the glyQ gene encoding glycine--tRNA ligase subunit alpha: MTFQDLILSLQGYWAKQGCIIQQPYDTEKGAGTFNPATFLRVLGPEPWKAAYVEPSRRPTDGRYGENPNRLQHYYQFQVIQKPSPINILDLYLDSLRAIGLDPAKHDIRFVEDDWESPTLGAWGLGWEVWLDGMEITQFTYFQQAGGIDLKPVSGEITYGCERIAMYLQGVDNVYDLEWTQGVKYGDIHHESEVEFSRYNFEEADVPLLLEQFTKYEQECIRLAEKGLVLPAYDFVMKCSHTFNLLDARGAISVTERASYIGRVRNVARTCAEEYLRMRERLGFPLLKGGAAR, from the coding sequence GTGACATTCCAGGATCTTATCCTCTCCCTGCAAGGTTACTGGGCCAAGCAGGGGTGCATCATCCAGCAGCCCTACGACACGGAAAAAGGGGCCGGAACCTTCAACCCGGCCACCTTCCTGCGGGTGCTGGGACCCGAGCCGTGGAAAGCGGCCTACGTGGAACCCTCCCGCCGGCCCACCGACGGCCGCTACGGCGAAAACCCCAACCGCCTGCAACACTATTACCAGTTTCAGGTGATCCAGAAGCCCTCCCCCATCAACATCCTGGACCTGTACCTGGACTCCCTGCGGGCCATCGGCCTCGATCCCGCCAAGCACGACATCCGCTTCGTGGAGGACGACTGGGAGTCGCCGACCCTGGGGGCCTGGGGCCTGGGATGGGAGGTATGGCTGGACGGTATGGAGATCACCCAGTTCACCTACTTCCAGCAGGCGGGCGGCATCGACCTCAAACCGGTTTCGGGCGAGATCACCTACGGTTGCGAGCGGATCGCCATGTATCTGCAGGGGGTGGACAACGTCTACGACCTGGAGTGGACCCAGGGGGTGAAGTACGGCGACATCCACCATGAGAGCGAGGTGGAGTTCTCCCGCTACAACTTCGAGGAGGCCGATGTGCCGCTTTTGCTGGAACAGTTCACCAAGTATGAGCAGGAGTGCATCCGCCTGGCGGAAAAAGGACTGGTGCTGCCGGCCTACGACTTCGTCATGAAATGTTCCCACACCTTCAACCTGCTGGATGCCCGCGGTGCCATCTCGGTCACCGAGCGCGCCTCCTACATCGGCCGGGTACGCAACGTGGCCCGCACCTGTGCGGAAGAATACCTGCGGATGCGCGAGCGTCTCGGCTTCCCGCTCCTGAAAGGAGGTGCCGCACGATGA
- a CDS encoding GatB/YqeY domain-containing protein encodes MTLKEQLDTAMKEAMKARDDLRLSAVRMVRSTIKNREIEQQRELDDQGVIEVISSMTKQRRESIRLYGEGNRPDLVAKEEAELAVLLGFLPAQLTGDEITELVARVIRETAAQGMKDMGRVMKALTPLTAGRADGKAVSDTVRRLLS; translated from the coding sequence ATGACACTCAAGGAACAACTTGACACTGCGATGAAAGAGGCCATGAAGGCGCGGGACGACCTGCGCCTTTCGGCTGTCCGCATGGTCCGCTCCACGATCAAGAACCGCGAGATCGAACAACAGCGCGAGTTGGACGACCAAGGGGTCATCGAGGTCATCTCGTCCATGACGAAACAACGCCGCGAGTCGATCCGGCTCTACGGCGAGGGCAACCGTCCCGATCTGGTGGCGAAGGAGGAAGCGGAGCTGGCGGTTCTGCTCGGCTTCCTTCCCGCCCAGCTGACCGGCGACGAGATCACCGAACTGGTGGCGCGGGTCATCCGGGAAACAGCAGCTCAGGGCATGAAGGACATGGGCAGGGTCATGAAGGCCCTTACCCCCCTGACGGCGGGCCGGGCCGACGGCAAGGCCGTCAGCGACACGGTCAGGCGACTGCTCTCCTGA
- the glyS gene encoding glycine--tRNA ligase subunit beta, which yields MSAKELFLEIGTEEIPAGFIPRALAEMEAMISRELTNARLTFDMVQTLATPRRLALVVKGIPSLQPDAEITATGPSVKAAYDAAGTPTKAAEGFARGQGVDVSELATVVTEKGEYLAVTKKVTGRPTHELLAEILPKLIADIPFKKSMRWADLDVRFARPIHWIVALFDGIVVPFSFGTVESGTLSRGHRFMANATFPVKNFTHYLEECERHFVIPDPEKRKEIIRREAHRVAKAAGGHLLPDEELLDQIVYLAEYPSAVHGTFSPEFLKVPKEVLITSMRSHQRYFSIVDDNGRLLPGFITINNTLTDDPSVVVKGNERVLRARLSDARFFFEEDQKVKLDDRVEALKKVVYQQKLGTSFEKMERFRSLAQGLAQQLNPKVLEQTARAAWLCKADLVSGMVGEFPEVQGIMGREYALLEGEEPAVASAIAEHYLPIQAGGELPASDIGAFVSIADKLDTVCGCFSVGLIPTGAADPYALRRATIGIIATILDRGYRLSLSALIGQALDLLAAKLTRPKEQAAAEVGEFFRGRFVNLLAGDYPPDVIEAAVAAGFDDLVQVRDRIAALAGFKSHPDFEPLTGAFKRVGNIIKEGVDAPVDPALFQDSAENGLYAAFQTVKNSVAAGIADGRWQEALAEIATLRGPVDTFFDKVMVMAEDERVRANRLALLTAIARMFGQVADFSRIA from the coding sequence ATGAGCGCCAAAGAACTGTTTCTCGAAATCGGCACCGAGGAGATCCCGGCCGGCTTCATCCCCCGCGCCCTGGCCGAAATGGAGGCCATGATCAGCCGGGAGTTGACCAATGCCCGCCTTACCTTCGACATGGTGCAGACCCTGGCCACGCCGCGCCGCCTGGCGCTGGTGGTCAAGGGGATTCCCTCCCTGCAGCCCGACGCCGAGATCACCGCCACCGGCCCCTCCGTAAAGGCGGCCTACGACGCCGCCGGCACACCGACCAAGGCGGCCGAAGGCTTTGCCAGGGGACAGGGGGTGGATGTCTCGGAGCTTGCCACCGTGGTCACCGAAAAAGGGGAATACCTGGCGGTGACGAAAAAGGTGACCGGCCGGCCGACCCATGAGCTTCTGGCCGAAATCCTGCCCAAGCTGATCGCCGACATCCCCTTCAAGAAATCCATGCGCTGGGCCGACCTGGACGTGCGTTTCGCCCGGCCGATCCACTGGATCGTGGCCCTGTTCGACGGCATCGTCGTGCCGTTTTCCTTCGGCACCGTGGAGAGCGGCACCCTGTCCCGCGGTCACCGTTTCATGGCCAACGCCACCTTTCCGGTGAAGAACTTTACCCACTACCTGGAGGAGTGCGAGCGGCACTTCGTCATCCCTGACCCGGAAAAGCGCAAGGAGATCATCCGCCGCGAGGCGCACCGGGTGGCCAAGGCCGCCGGCGGCCACCTCCTGCCGGACGAGGAGCTCCTGGACCAGATCGTCTACCTGGCCGAGTATCCCAGCGCCGTGCACGGCACCTTCTCCCCCGAGTTCCTCAAGGTGCCCAAGGAGGTGTTGATCACCTCCATGCGCAGCCACCAGCGCTACTTCTCCATCGTGGACGACAACGGCAGGCTGCTGCCCGGCTTCATCACCATCAACAACACCCTGACCGACGACCCGTCGGTGGTGGTCAAGGGGAACGAGCGGGTCCTGCGCGCCCGGCTCTCCGACGCCCGCTTCTTCTTCGAGGAAGACCAGAAGGTCAAGCTGGACGACCGGGTTGAGGCGCTCAAGAAGGTGGTCTACCAGCAGAAGCTCGGCACCTCCTTCGAGAAGATGGAACGTTTCCGCAGCCTGGCCCAGGGACTGGCACAGCAGCTCAACCCGAAGGTCTTGGAGCAGACGGCGCGGGCCGCCTGGCTCTGCAAGGCCGACCTGGTGAGCGGCATGGTGGGTGAATTCCCGGAGGTGCAGGGGATCATGGGGCGGGAGTACGCCCTGCTGGAGGGTGAGGAGCCGGCGGTGGCCAGCGCCATTGCCGAGCATTACCTGCCGATCCAGGCCGGCGGCGAACTGCCCGCCTCGGACATCGGCGCCTTCGTCTCCATCGCCGACAAACTGGACACGGTCTGCGGCTGCTTCAGCGTGGGCCTCATCCCCACCGGCGCCGCCGACCCCTACGCCCTGCGGCGCGCCACCATCGGCATCATCGCCACCATCCTGGACAGGGGGTACCGCCTTTCCCTGTCCGCCCTGATCGGCCAGGCGCTGGACCTGTTGGCCGCCAAGCTGACCCGCCCCAAGGAGCAGGCCGCCGCCGAAGTCGGAGAGTTCTTCCGTGGCCGCTTCGTCAACCTGCTGGCGGGCGACTACCCCCCCGACGTCATCGAGGCGGCGGTGGCAGCGGGCTTCGACGATCTGGTCCAGGTCCGGGACCGCATCGCGGCCCTGGCGGGATTCAAGTCCCATCCCGATTTCGAGCCGCTGACCGGAGCTTTTAAACGGGTCGGCAACATCATCAAGGAGGGGGTGGATGCGCCGGTGGACCCGGCCCTGTTCCAGGACAGCGCGGAAAACGGCCTGTACGCGGCCTTCCAGACCGTGAAGAACTCGGTGGCGGCGGGCATTGCCGACGGCCGCTGGCAGGAGGCCCTGGCCGAGATCGCCACCCTGCGCGGCCCCGTCGATACCTTTTTCGACAAGGTCATGGTCATGGCCGAAGACGAGCGGGTGCGGGCCAACCGCCTGGCCCTTTTAACGGCCATCGCCCGCATGTTCGGACAGGTCGCCGACTTTTCCCGCATCGCATAG
- the rho gene encoding transcription termination factor Rho, translating to MNLQELKGKKINELNTIARDLNIEGASSLRKQDLIFAILNAQTEQNGMIFGEGVLETLQDGFGFLRATDYNYLPGPDDIYVSPSQIRRFNLRTGDTVSGQIRPPKEGERYFALLKVESVNFEPPEVARDKILFDNLTPLYPQEKLKLETAGDNLPMRVVELVAPIGKGQRGLIVAPPRTGKTMLIQNIANSIATNHPEVYLIVLLIDERPEEVTDMQRSVKGEVVSSTFDEPATRHVQVAEMVIEKAKRLVEHKRDVVILLDSITRLARAYNTVIPPSGKILSGGVDSNALHKPKRFFGAARNIEEGGSLTIIATALVDTGSKMDEVIFEEFKGTGNMELHLDRKLVEKRTFPAIDINKSGTRKEELLIEKSALHRTWILRKVLHPMNVVDSMEFLLDKLSETKSNQDFLDSMSK from the coding sequence ATGAATTTACAAGAACTTAAAGGCAAAAAGATCAACGAGCTCAACACCATCGCCCGTGATCTCAACATTGAGGGCGCGTCCAGCCTGCGCAAGCAGGATCTGATCTTCGCCATCCTCAACGCCCAGACCGAGCAGAACGGCATGATCTTTGGCGAGGGGGTCCTGGAAACCCTGCAGGACGGTTTCGGCTTCCTGCGCGCCACGGACTACAACTACCTGCCGGGGCCGGACGACATCTACGTCTCTCCCAGTCAGATCCGGCGCTTCAACCTGCGCACCGGCGACACGGTCTCCGGCCAGATCCGCCCCCCCAAGGAGGGGGAACGCTATTTCGCCCTGCTCAAGGTGGAGTCGGTCAACTTCGAACCCCCCGAGGTCGCCCGGGACAAGATCCTGTTCGATAACCTGACCCCGCTCTATCCCCAGGAAAAACTCAAGCTGGAAACCGCCGGCGACAACCTCCCCATGCGGGTGGTGGAACTGGTGGCCCCCATCGGCAAGGGACAGCGCGGCCTGATCGTGGCCCCGCCCCGCACCGGCAAGACCATGCTGATCCAGAACATCGCCAACTCCATCGCCACCAACCACCCCGAGGTGTACCTGATCGTCCTGCTCATCGACGAGCGCCCGGAGGAGGTGACCGACATGCAGCGCTCGGTCAAGGGCGAGGTGGTTTCCTCCACCTTCGACGAGCCGGCCACGCGCCACGTCCAGGTGGCCGAGATGGTCATCGAGAAGGCCAAGCGCCTGGTGGAGCACAAACGCGACGTGGTGATCCTGCTGGATTCCATCACCCGTCTGGCCCGCGCCTACAACACCGTCATCCCCCCCTCGGGCAAGATCCTGTCCGGCGGCGTGGACTCCAACGCCCTGCACAAGCCCAAGCGCTTCTTCGGCGCGGCCCGCAACATCGAGGAGGGCGGCTCCCTGACCATCATCGCCACGGCCCTGGTGGATACCGGCAGCAAGATGGACGAGGTCATCTTCGAAGAGTTCAAGGGCACCGGCAACATGGAGCTGCACCTGGACCGCAAGCTGGTGGAGAAGCGCACCTTCCCGGCCATCGACATCAACAAGTCCGGCACCCGCAAGGAGGAGCTCCTCATCGAGAAGAGCGCGCTCCACCGCACCTGGATCCTGCGCAAGGTCCTGCATCCCATGAACGTGGTGGACAGCATGGAGTTCCTGCTGGACAAGCTCTCGGAAACCAAGAGCAATCAGGACTTCCTGGACTCCATGAGCAAATAG
- a CDS encoding bacteriohemerythrin: protein MSFIVRVIIGNTIVILLGVAAMVTLNTGNALWLDILFGLAMVAATSILLGIISSRTFSPLAGLVAGLEKAAAGDLSVRVEVSGNGELGRLAVAFNSMMADMNKAMRHFFSVADLVRGSVEMVSSTTQSMVLAAEDVALQAGTIATASEEMSATSGDIARNCLFAAENAQKATDQTHSGAQLVQNSARLMDNIAQRVNESSGTVEGLGQRSDQIGAIVNTIQDIADQTNLLALNAAIEAARAGEQGRGFAVVADEVRALAERTTKATKEISAMIKSIQEETQAAVGSMSEGVGEVKRGTAETARSGEALEDILNRINELTMQVSQIATAAEEQTATTQEITNNIQMITDVVNRNVENARSTTAATGKLAEQVEELHTLVGHFRLAKVLEWDQSFATGISLFDQQHQKLFDMVNDLHDAMQQKRSKEAIGSILGRLIEYTASHFGAEEEAFRTSGYPEEAQHKQHHTKLVDQVLDLQRKFNAGETLLTQNVIEFLQDWLINHIKGVDRRYGPHLSANGIK from the coding sequence ATGTCATTTATTGTACGCGTCATCATCGGCAACACCATCGTCATCCTGTTGGGCGTAGCGGCCATGGTCACTCTCAATACCGGGAACGCGCTCTGGCTCGACATTCTCTTCGGCCTGGCCATGGTGGCCGCCACGTCGATACTCCTCGGCATCATCAGCAGCCGTACCTTCAGCCCCCTGGCCGGTCTGGTGGCCGGACTCGAAAAGGCCGCCGCCGGCGACCTGTCGGTGCGTGTGGAGGTCTCAGGCAACGGTGAACTGGGCCGCCTTGCCGTTGCCTTCAACAGTATGATGGCCGATATGAACAAGGCCATGCGGCACTTCTTCTCCGTGGCGGACCTGGTCCGGGGCTCGGTGGAGATGGTCAGCTCCACGACCCAGTCCATGGTCCTGGCGGCCGAGGACGTGGCCCTGCAGGCCGGCACCATTGCCACCGCCAGCGAAGAGATGTCCGCCACCTCGGGGGACATCGCCCGCAACTGCCTGTTTGCCGCCGAGAATGCCCAGAAGGCCACGGATCAGACCCACAGCGGCGCCCAATTGGTCCAGAACAGCGCCCGGCTGATGGACAACATCGCCCAGCGGGTCAACGAGTCGTCCGGCACCGTCGAGGGGTTGGGCCAGCGCTCCGACCAGATCGGGGCCATCGTCAACACCATCCAGGACATCGCCGACCAGACCAACCTCTTGGCGTTGAACGCCGCCATCGAGGCGGCCCGGGCCGGGGAACAGGGACGCGGCTTCGCCGTGGTGGCCGACGAAGTGCGGGCCCTGGCGGAACGCACCACCAAGGCGACCAAAGAGATCAGCGCCATGATCAAGTCCATCCAGGAAGAAACCCAGGCCGCCGTCGGCTCCATGTCGGAAGGGGTCGGAGAGGTGAAGCGGGGCACCGCGGAAACCGCCCGCTCCGGGGAGGCACTGGAGGACATCCTCAACAGGATCAACGAACTGACCATGCAGGTCAGCCAGATCGCCACCGCGGCCGAAGAGCAGACCGCCACCACCCAGGAGATCACCAACAACATCCAGATGATCACCGACGTGGTCAACCGCAACGTGGAAAACGCCCGGAGCACCACCGCAGCCACGGGCAAGCTGGCGGAGCAGGTGGAGGAACTGCACACCCTGGTGGGGCATTTCCGCCTCGCCAAGGTCCTGGAGTGGGACCAAAGCTTCGCCACCGGGATCAGCCTCTTCGACCAGCAGCACCAGAAGCTGTTCGACATGGTCAACGACCTGCACGACGCCATGCAGCAGAAACGGAGCAAGGAGGCCATCGGCTCGATCCTCGGCCGCCTGATCGAATACACCGCCTCCCATTTCGGTGCCGAGGAAGAGGCGTTCCGCACATCCGGCTACCCCGAAGAGGCCCAGCACAAGCAGCACCACACCAAGCTGGTGGACCAGGTGCTGGACCTGCAGCGGAAGTTCAACGCCGGGGAGACGCTGTTGACCCAGAACGTCATCGAATTCCTCCAGGACTGGCTGATCAACCACATCAAGGGTGTTGACCGGCGGTACGGTCCCCACCTTTCGGCGAACGGGATAAAATAA
- the hisA gene encoding 1-(5-phosphoribosyl)-5-[(5-phosphoribosylamino)methylideneamino]imidazole-4-carboxamide isomerase, translated as MIVIPAIDLKEGKCVRLEQGLMEKDTVFNDDPAAQALDWQRQGAELLHIVDLDGAFAGEPKNRAAIEAIVGAITIPAQLGGGIRDLATIEAYLALGLSRVIIGTAAQRNPDLVKEACARFPGQIVVGIDAKNGMVAVQGWAEVTDISAADLARKFEGFGVAAIIYTDISRDGMLQGPNLEATRALAEAVAIPVIASGGVSRLEDIRNLMAIEKSGVTGVITGKAVYTGAIKLAEAIAVTKGEA; from the coding sequence ATGATCGTCATACCCGCCATTGATCTGAAAGAAGGAAAATGCGTCCGCCTCGAACAGGGGCTGATGGAGAAGGATACGGTCTTCAACGACGACCCGGCCGCCCAGGCCCTGGATTGGCAACGCCAGGGGGCCGAACTGCTCCACATCGTGGACCTGGACGGCGCCTTTGCCGGCGAGCCCAAAAACCGGGCCGCCATCGAGGCCATTGTCGGGGCGATCACCATCCCGGCCCAACTGGGAGGCGGCATCCGCGACCTGGCCACCATCGAAGCCTACCTGGCCCTGGGGCTGTCCCGGGTAATCATCGGCACGGCCGCCCAACGCAACCCTGACCTGGTGAAGGAGGCCTGCGCCCGCTTCCCCGGTCAAATCGTGGTGGGCATTGACGCCAAGAACGGCATGGTGGCGGTGCAGGGGTGGGCCGAAGTGACCGATATAAGCGCCGCCGACCTGGCCCGGAAGTTCGAGGGGTTCGGGGTCGCGGCCATCATCTATACCGACATCAGCCGCGACGGCATGCTCCAGGGGCCCAACCTGGAGGCGACCAGGGCCCTGGCCGAAGCCGTCGCCATCCCGGTGATCGCTTCGGGCGGGGTCTCCCGCCTGGAGGACATCAGAAACCTCATGGCCATCGAGAAGAGCGGCGTCACCGGCGTCATCACCGGCAAGGCGGTGTACACCGGCGCCATCAAGCTGGCCGAGGCGATCGCCGTCACCAAGGGAGAGGCCTGA
- the rpsU gene encoding 30S ribosomal protein S21 gives MPGVKIKENEPFELALKKFKKQCEKAGILSEVRKREHYEKPSIKRKKKAIAARKRALKKQRKMVD, from the coding sequence ATGCCAGGAGTAAAGATCAAGGAAAACGAGCCATTTGAACTCGCCCTGAAGAAATTCAAGAAGCAGTGCGAAAAGGCGGGGATTCTTTCGGAGGTTCGCAAACGCGAGCACTACGAGAAGCCAAGCATCAAGCGGAAGAAAAAGGCGATCGCCGCACGTAAGCGCGCCCTCAAGAAACAGCGTAAGATGGTAGATTAG
- the rpmE gene encoding 50S ribosomal protein L31: protein MKEGIHPMYSEVTVKCLCGNTFLTRSTNKEINTEICSACHPFFTGKQKLVDTAGRVERFKKRYGQL, encoded by the coding sequence ATGAAAGAAGGTATCCACCCAATGTATTCCGAGGTGACCGTGAAATGCCTGTGCGGCAACACGTTCCTGACCCGCTCCACCAACAAGGAGATCAATACCGAGATCTGCTCCGCTTGCCACCCCTTCTTCACCGGCAAGCAGAAACTGGTGGACACTGCAGGTCGTGTCGAACGGTTCAAGAAGCGTTACGGCCAGCTTTAG
- the hisH gene encoding imidazole glycerol phosphate synthase subunit HisH: MIAIIDYGMGNLRSVQKGFEKVGFEAVVTADPRVVLEAEKIVLPGVGAFRDCMRNLEAAGFVEPILAVIAQGRPFLGICVGMQLLFTDSTEFGLYNGLGVIPGHVLRFPEGMRDGGEELKVPQMGWNQISFKRRPPAFEGIADNANVYFVHSYYVKPDDNGVIATTTDYGMEFCSSVWKDNIVATQFHPEKSQDVGLTILRNFAAMKD, from the coding sequence ATGATAGCGATCATCGACTACGGCATGGGCAACCTCCGTTCCGTCCAGAAGGGTTTCGAGAAGGTCGGCTTCGAGGCGGTGGTTACCGCCGACCCCCGCGTGGTGCTGGAGGCGGAAAAGATCGTGCTGCCGGGGGTGGGTGCTTTCCGCGACTGCATGCGCAACCTGGAGGCCGCCGGCTTCGTGGAGCCGATCCTCGCGGTCATCGCCCAGGGGCGCCCCTTCCTGGGGATCTGCGTCGGCATGCAACTGCTCTTCACCGACAGCACCGAATTCGGCCTCTACAACGGCCTGGGGGTAATCCCCGGCCACGTGCTCCGCTTTCCCGAGGGGATGCGGGACGGGGGCGAGGAACTCAAGGTGCCCCAGATGGGGTGGAACCAGATCTCGTTCAAGCGGCGCCCCCCCGCCTTCGAGGGGATCGCCGACAACGCCAACGTCTACTTCGTGCACTCCTACTACGTGAAGCCGGACGATAACGGCGTCATCGCCACCACTACCGACTACGGCATGGAATTCTGTTCCTCGGTCTGGAAGGACAACATCGTCGCCACCCAGTTCCATCCGGAGAAATCCCAGGACGTGGGGCTCACGATCCTGCGGAACTTTGCCGCGATGAAAGATTAA